CGGCCAGCAATGCCGGCAGTTCGCGGAAGCTGAGCAGGCCGGGGATGTAGGGCATCACCGTGGAGATGCGCGCGATCTCCTGCGCCACGGGCTGCAGCGTCTCTGCGTCCAGCAGTACCGCCGCGGCGCGGGTGATGGCGCCGTTGTCCTCGAAGCCGACATCCAGCCCGGCCAGCCAGCGCACGTTGCGTGGCAGGCGGTCCTGGCGCTCCACGCGGCCGGCCAGCTGCAGCTGCTGCGCGCGTGCCGCAGCGACGCTGCCTTCCCAGCGCCCGGGGTCGATCACCGTATTCATTGGTCACAGCATCGCATGCGCGGTGCCACGGCCCGGTGAGCGGCCCCCGGGGCTACAATGGCAGCCTGCCTTTCCTCGCGTTGGAGACCCTGCAGTGACCCGTAAACTCGTACTGTTGCGCCATGGCCAGAGCCAGTGGAACCTGGACAACCGCTTCACCGGCTGGGTCGATGTCGACCTGACCGAGCAGGGGCGCCGGGAAGCGGCCGCCGCCGGTCGCCTGATGCGCGAGGAAGGCCTGCAGTTCGACGTCGCCCACACCTCCGTGCTCAAGCGTGCCATCCACACCCTGCAGGGTGCGCTGGCCGAGCTGGAGCAGGACTGGCTGCCGGTGAACAAGTCCTGGCGCCTCAACGAGCGCCACTACGGCGGCCTGCAGGGCCTGGACAAGGCCGAGACCGCTGCCAAGCACGGCGAGGACCAGGTCAAGGTGTGGCGCCGTTCGTACGACATCCCGCCGCCGGCCATGGACCTGGAGGATCCGGGCCACCCGATCCATGACCGCCGCTACGCTGGCCTGGACCGCAACGCGCTGCCGGGCACCGAATCGCTGGCCACCACGCTGGACCGCGTGCTGCCGTACTGGCACGACGCCATCGCGCCGCAGCTGAAGGACGGCAAGACCGTGCTGGTCACCGCCCACGGCAATTCGCTGCGCGCGCTGTACAAGTACCTCAACAACGTCTCGCGCGAGGAAATCCTCGAGCTGAACATCCCGACCGGCATCCCGCTGCTGTTCGAGCTGAACGATGATCTGACCGTGCAGTCGTTCCGCTACCTGGGCGACCCGGAAGCGGCGCGCAAGGCCGCTGAAGCCGTGGCCAACCAGGGCAAGGCGAAGTAAAGAAGCAGAAGGCCGGCGCAAGCCGGCCTTTCTATAGGTTATGTTCTTTTGCTTGCGTGCCTATGGTTGGTTGTAATATCGGCCTGCAATTCGAGTTATTGATTTACAATTTTTTCAATATTATCGCCGAACTTGTCGAATGATACTGATTGCATCAAGTCGTCCGATAATTTTTGCACGAACATAAGTTCTTCAATGCCTCTTTGTTCGAGATTCTTTCTTAGTCTGAAATAGAATTTTTTGTCAGGCTGTTCTACTTTTTTTCCGCTATAGTGCGTGTTGTGCTCCGCAATTAGCGAATCCAATGATTCGAGTTGGAAGTATTTGTCGTTTACCGTCCTCTTGAGAATTGGATCCTTTCCTTCGTATATGGCGCTATACAAGAGCTTTTCAATACTTTTGATTGGGAGGAAGAGCTTTCGTAGGTCAGGATGATTTTTGGATGCTTCATTCTCTACATCGCCATCCAATATGCTGAATACCTGTCTGCCGACTCCTAGTACATTCCCCCGCAGTAGGTCTTGCTGCAAGGTTAGAACATTTTTCCATCCGCCAGCAGGGACTACGTGAATCAGCTTGCTGGCAGAAAGGCCGCGATTCTCAATTACTTTTTCGACCAGAGTCTTTGCGAGAATGTCTTCAACCAATAGGAGGAAGTCAAATCCATCATGCCTGTAGACGTCGCGAATCACGTAGCTCGGAAAACCTGGATTCACTACGTCAACTATGCCGAGATTGTTTTCGATCTTGTAGATGTTCTTTGGCTTTATTTTTCTTATCACTTCGGGCGAGTGGGACGTCAGAATGACAGTAAGATTGGCCGACGTGTGGACCAGCTCCTCCATTAGGTCAATAAAGCGGCTTACTGCGATTGGATGTAGAGCAACCTCAATTTCGTCGATGAGCACAAGGATTGGTTTGTCTGGTGTAAGTGATCGTCTTACGATCGCGTTGTATACGAAGTGGAGGAGCGAAATTAGCAGGCACTCGCCTGAGCTCATTCTATATTGACTAATCAATTTTCCGTTTACGGAATTGAAATACGGTGTGCTTGCGAATCCGAGCTTCGCCGAAATGTTTTTGTTCTTTATTCTCTTTAAGTTCGGGTACTTGTCTTTTGATCCACTTAAAATGAAGCTAAGCTTTTCTTTGATGTAGTCGTCTGCGTCAACTATTTCCTCATCCTTGATGTTGCCGTCACGAAGGTGCGAGTCAACGGTTCGAGAGTCGTTGAATCTGGTGCCGTAGAAGAGGCTCCCCTCGTACATTCCATTTACGGATACATTTTTCTTGGGGACTTGCCATTTCGCCGATCCTAGCCAATTATCAGTCTCGTTATCTAGTGAAATTTGAACTCGGGACGATTGATCATAATCCTCATCTCCGAGTGATTCGAGCGATCGTTTGATGGATTGTGATAGCGCAAGGAGGATTGTGCTTTTTCCTGATCCGTTGCTTCCAACGATCAGGTTAAGGCTTTTCTCAAGAGGGAGTTCGAGTTTCGCGTATTTTATGTTTTTTACATTTTCGATAGTGATTGAAAGTTCTTTCACTTGTGCATTCCTTGCGCTCTCGGTTGGTATGTTCGGCAGGAACTGAGACTATCCGGAATTCCTTCCGTAAGGAAGTTGCAAAATCTAGGGTGCTTTTCAGCCCCTGTGACCTTTGGCCGGTCCCCCGCACCGCCGCGTCCGCTACGCTAGACGATTCGCCGTCGGAGAGAGACTCCATGAACGTCCGCAACCTGGTCCCGCTGGGCCTGACCATCGCCATCGCTGCCTCGCTGGCCGCCTGTGGCAAGAATGAAACCGCGCCGGCGGCCAGTGCCGACGCCAAGCCGGCCTTCGACCTGTCGCAGATCAAGACGCCGCTGATCTCGCTCAACAGCGCCGATCTGGATCCGGCCATTTCGGCCTGTACCGACCTCAATGGCTTCGTCAACAGCAAGTGGCTGAAGGCCAACCCGGTGCCGGGCGACCAGACCACCTGGGGCAGCTTCGAGATCCTGCGCGAGCGCTCGCTGGAAGTGCAGCACACGCTGGTGCAGCAGGCCGCGGCCAGCCAGGCCAAGGCCGGCTCGGTGGAAGCCAAGATCGGTGACATCTGGAAGACCGGCAACGATGAAGCAAAGATCGAAGCCGCAGGCCTCGCTCCGCTGCAGCCGCAGCTGGACAAGATCACCGCGCTGAACGACACCGCCGCCATCACCCAGTACCTGCGCGACAGCCAGGCCGAGGGCAAGGGCGTGCTGTTCTCGCTGTTCGCCAATGCCGACTACAAGGATTCGGCCAACGTCATCGCCTATGTCGGCCAGGGCGGTCTCGGCCTGCCGGAGAAGGGCTACTACTTCGACGACGCGCAGGCCAAGATCCGCGACGCCTACGTGGCCTACATCGCACAGGTGCTGACCCTGTCCGGCGTGGACGCGGCGCAGGCCGCCGAGCAGGCCAAGGCCGTGATGGCCTTCGAAACCCGCCTGGCCAAGGCGTCGATGTCGCGCATCGAGATGCGTGACCCGGCCAAGCGCTACAACCCGCTCAGCGCGGCTGACGCCGACAAGCTGACCCCGAACTTCAGCTGGAGCGCGCTGTTCGACACCCTGAAGGTGCCGGCCGCGCAGAAGTTCTCGCTGGCCCAGCCGGGCTTCTTCAGTGAAATGGACAAGATGCTGGCCGATACCATGCCCAGCACCTGGCAGGCCTACCTGCGCTTCCACACCATCGACGACGCCTCGCCGTACCTGAGCAGCCAGTTCGAGAAGGCCAACTTCGATTTCTACGGCACCACCCTGCGTGGCCAGAAGGAAATGCAGCCGCGCTGGAAGCGTGTGCTGGAATCGGTAAACGGCGGCATGGGCGAAGCGCTGGGCCAGCTGTACGTCGACGCCGTGTTCCCGGCTGAGTCGAAGGTGGCCATGCAGCACCTGGTGGAAAACCTGTCGCAGGCGCTGAAGGCGCGCCTGGAGCAGCTGCCGTGGATGGGCGAAGAAACCAAGAAGAAGGCCCTGGAGAAGTGGGCCAGCTTCACCCCGAAAATCGGTTACCCGGACAAGTGGCGTGACTGGGCGGGCCTGCAGACCAACGGCGACAGCTACCTGGGCAACATGCAGGCGGCGCGTGCGTTCAACTACCGCTACATGCTGGACAAGATCGGCAAGCCGGTGGACAAGACCGAGTGGGGCATGACCCCGCAGACCGTCAACGCGTACTACAACGCGACCAAGAACGAGATCGTGTTCCCGGCGGCGATCCTGCAGGCGCCGTTCTTCGACGCCAAGGCCGATCCTGCGCTGAACTACGGCGGTATCGGTGCGGTCATCGGCCACGAGATGATGCACGGCTACGACGACTCGGGCAGCCAGTTCGCCGCCAACGGCAACTTCGACAACTGGTGGACCGACGGCGACCGCAAGGCCTTCACCGAACGCACCGACAAGCTGGTCGCGCAGTTCGACGGCTACGAGTCGGTGCCGGGCGTGTTCGTGAAGGGCAAGCTGACCCTGGGCGAGAACATCGG
The sequence above is a segment of the Stenotrophomonas maltophilia genome. Coding sequences within it:
- a CDS encoding M13 family metallopeptidase, with the translated sequence MNVRNLVPLGLTIAIAASLAACGKNETAPAASADAKPAFDLSQIKTPLISLNSADLDPAISACTDLNGFVNSKWLKANPVPGDQTTWGSFEILRERSLEVQHTLVQQAAASQAKAGSVEAKIGDIWKTGNDEAKIEAAGLAPLQPQLDKITALNDTAAITQYLRDSQAEGKGVLFSLFANADYKDSANVIAYVGQGGLGLPEKGYYFDDAQAKIRDAYVAYIAQVLTLSGVDAAQAAEQAKAVMAFETRLAKASMSRIEMRDPAKRYNPLSAADADKLTPNFSWSALFDTLKVPAAQKFSLAQPGFFSEMDKMLADTMPSTWQAYLRFHTIDDASPYLSSQFEKANFDFYGTTLRGQKEMQPRWKRVLESVNGGMGEALGQLYVDAVFPAESKVAMQHLVENLSQALKARLEQLPWMGEETKKKALEKWASFTPKIGYPDKWRDWAGLQTNGDSYLGNMQAARAFNYRYMLDKIGKPVDKTEWGMTPQTVNAYYNATKNEIVFPAAILQAPFFDAKADPALNYGGIGAVIGHEMMHGYDDSGSQFAANGNFDNWWTDGDRKAFTERTDKLVAQFDGYESVPGVFVKGKLTLGENIGDLGGLTVAYDALQMALKEDPKANVEVDGHSQDQRFFMNWATVWRRNFTDGELRVRLNTDPHAPANFRANGAPSNMPSFAAAFQCKAGDAMVRADDKRVVIW
- the gpmA gene encoding 2,3-diphosphoglycerate-dependent phosphoglycerate mutase produces the protein MTRKLVLLRHGQSQWNLDNRFTGWVDVDLTEQGRREAAAAGRLMREEGLQFDVAHTSVLKRAIHTLQGALAELEQDWLPVNKSWRLNERHYGGLQGLDKAETAAKHGEDQVKVWRRSYDIPPPAMDLEDPGHPIHDRRYAGLDRNALPGTESLATTLDRVLPYWHDAIAPQLKDGKTVLVTAHGNSLRALYKYLNNVSREEILELNIPTGIPLLFELNDDLTVQSFRYLGDPEAARKAAEAVANQGKAK
- a CDS encoding ATP-dependent nuclease, which codes for MKELSITIENVKNIKYAKLELPLEKSLNLIVGSNGSGKSTILLALSQSIKRSLESLGDEDYDQSSRVQISLDNETDNWLGSAKWQVPKKNVSVNGMYEGSLFYGTRFNDSRTVDSHLRDGNIKDEEIVDADDYIKEKLSFILSGSKDKYPNLKRIKNKNISAKLGFASTPYFNSVNGKLISQYRMSSGECLLISLLHFVYNAIVRRSLTPDKPILVLIDEIEVALHPIAVSRFIDLMEELVHTSANLTVILTSHSPEVIRKIKPKNIYKIENNLGIVDVVNPGFPSYVIRDVYRHDGFDFLLLVEDILAKTLVEKVIENRGLSASKLIHVVPAGGWKNVLTLQQDLLRGNVLGVGRQVFSILDGDVENEASKNHPDLRKLFLPIKSIEKLLYSAIYEGKDPILKRTVNDKYFQLESLDSLIAEHNTHYSGKKVEQPDKKFYFRLRKNLEQRGIEELMFVQKLSDDLMQSVSFDKFGDNIEKIVNQ